One genomic segment of Hymenobacter psoromatis includes these proteins:
- a CDS encoding molybdopterin molybdotransferase MoeA: MLSVEDAYRRILATVRPLPPETVPLAAAVGRVLAQDVAADRDFPPYDRVTMDGIALNYNALAAGQTQFRIERTQLAGDVPQPLADPRAAIEIMTGAALPPGTDTVIRYEDLDFTATPARQAAVRALPPRPGHNVHRQGSDQPAGARLLTSGLVLSPADVAVAATVGAATLVVARRPRLAVVSTGDEIVPIAATPLPHQIRSSNAAMLQAALALDGVASKVFHFTDDLAALKANLLPLLTSFDAVLLSGGVSKGKADFLPQALRESGVSELFHRVAQRPGQPLWFGARPGGAVVFALPGNPVATFAAYYRYVRGWLRQCQGAAARPPQFAALAAPFDFKPALTCFLAVRLENAPDGRLLAFPTPTAGSGDLAGLLAADGLLELAPEVSYFAAGTVWPLWRYRE; encoded by the coding sequence GTGCTTTCCGTTGAAGACGCTTACCGCCGCATCCTGGCCACTGTCCGGCCCCTACCTCCCGAAACCGTGCCACTGGCCGCCGCCGTGGGCCGCGTACTGGCCCAGGATGTAGCGGCCGACCGCGATTTCCCACCCTACGACCGGGTAACGATGGACGGCATCGCCCTAAACTACAACGCCTTAGCCGCCGGCCAAACGCAGTTCCGCATCGAGCGCACCCAGCTGGCCGGCGACGTGCCCCAGCCGCTGGCCGACCCGCGGGCGGCCATTGAAATCATGACCGGCGCGGCCCTACCCCCCGGCACCGACACGGTGATTCGCTACGAGGACCTGGATTTTACTGCTACGCCGGCCCGGCAGGCCGCCGTGCGCGCCCTGCCCCCCCGGCCGGGTCACAACGTGCACCGCCAGGGTAGCGACCAGCCCGCCGGGGCGCGGCTGCTAACATCGGGCCTCGTGCTGAGCCCGGCCGATGTGGCGGTGGCGGCCACTGTGGGCGCGGCCACGCTGGTCGTGGCCCGCCGCCCGCGCTTGGCCGTGGTGAGCACCGGCGACGAAATCGTACCCATCGCGGCCACGCCCCTGCCCCACCAGATTCGCAGTTCCAACGCCGCCATGCTGCAAGCCGCCTTAGCCCTGGACGGCGTGGCGAGCAAGGTATTTCATTTTACTGACGACCTGGCCGCGCTTAAAGCTAATTTATTACCGCTGCTAACCAGCTTCGACGCGGTGCTGCTTAGCGGGGGCGTGTCGAAGGGCAAGGCCGATTTTTTACCGCAAGCGCTACGCGAATCGGGGGTAAGCGAGCTTTTTCACCGGGTGGCGCAGCGACCGGGACAGCCGCTGTGGTTCGGGGCGCGGCCGGGCGGGGCGGTGGTGTTCGCGCTGCCCGGCAACCCGGTGGCCACGTTCGCGGCCTACTACCGCTACGTGCGCGGCTGGCTGCGGCAGTGCCAGGGCGCGGCGGCGCGGCCGCCGCAGTTCGCGGCGCTAGCCGCGCCGTTCGACTTTAAGCCCGCGCTGACTTGCTTTTTGGCCGTGCGCCTGGAAAACGCGCCCGATGGCCGGCTGCTGGCTTTCCCTACCCCCACCGCCGGCTCAGGTGACCTCGCGGGCCTGCTTGCCGCCGATGGCTTACTGGAGCTGGCCCCCGAGGTGAGTTATTTTGCGGCGGGTACAGTGTGGCCGCTGTGGCGCTACCGCGAGTAG
- the rfbD gene encoding dTDP-4-dehydrorhamnose reductase, translating into MQTTLVFGASGQLGQCLAHVAKEKKLTGLVFPPEAQANILNPTGLRELFAQHRPAYAVNCAAYTAVDKAEDEPDLAQRVNCEGVANLARLCGEFGTTLVQISTDFVFAGTGNQPLVETDEAAPISVYGRTKLAGEQVIPPHTSQYFILRTSWLYSEYANNFVKTMLKLGRERDELKIIWDQLGTPTYAIDLAGCILHIVESQSTAYGIYHYSNEGVASWYDFATAIFELGRTPVKTLPIRTAEYPTKATRPAFSVMDKSKVKQALGVAIPHWRASLEVCLGRLG; encoded by the coding sequence ATGCAGACGACGCTGGTTTTTGGGGCCTCGGGCCAATTGGGGCAGTGCCTGGCGCACGTAGCCAAAGAAAAGAAATTAACCGGTCTGGTCTTTCCACCCGAAGCGCAGGCCAATATCTTAAACCCCACCGGCTTACGCGAGCTATTTGCGCAGCACCGCCCGGCTTACGCCGTCAACTGCGCCGCCTACACGGCCGTAGATAAGGCCGAGGACGAGCCCGACCTGGCCCAGCGCGTCAACTGCGAGGGGGTAGCCAACCTGGCCCGGCTCTGCGGCGAGTTCGGCACTACGCTTGTCCAGATTTCCACCGATTTCGTGTTTGCCGGCACCGGTAACCAGCCGCTGGTTGAAACCGACGAGGCCGCACCCATCAGCGTCTACGGCCGCACCAAGCTGGCGGGCGAGCAGGTGATTCCGCCTCATACCAGCCAGTATTTCATCCTGCGCACGAGCTGGCTCTACTCCGAGTACGCCAATAATTTCGTGAAAACCATGCTCAAGCTCGGCCGCGAGCGCGACGAGCTGAAGATTATCTGGGACCAGCTCGGCACGCCTACCTACGCCATCGACCTGGCCGGCTGCATCCTGCACATTGTGGAGAGCCAAAGCACAGCCTACGGCATCTACCACTACAGCAACGAGGGCGTGGCCTCGTGGTACGACTTCGCCACGGCTATTTTCGAGCTGGGCCGCACGCCGGTGAAGACCCTACCCATCCGCACCGCCGAGTATCCTACCAAAGCCACGCGGCCCGCCTTTTCGGTCATGGATAAGAGCAAGGTGAAGCAGGCGTTGGGGGTAGCTATTCCGCATTGGCGAGCGAGCTTGGAGGTGTGCTTGGGGCGGTTGGGGTAG
- a CDS encoding MFS transporter, with protein MPELLTEPFILSSSPTPARGLDTALVWLMALTCGLVVANIYYNQPLLAAIGRTFHVPDSQASLVATATQIGYTLGILLAVPLGDMLERKRLILWMLVGAAVCLGGAALAPTFALLAVASVLIGICSSVPQLLLPMAAHLAPEADRGRIVGRIMSGLLIGILLSRTVSGYAGAHLGWRVVFAGAAGLMLALTGLLAWRLPQDRPNFTGTYGSLMRSLGTLTRELPTLRRSALVGGSIFAAFSVFWTTLVFYLGSPAYGYGSDVAGFFGLVGAAGALAAPLAGGLADRRGPSYAITAGLGLALASYLLLGVGGGYLAGLILGILLLDVGVQSVHISNQTLVFSLRPEARSRLNTVYMTGYFTGGSLGSIVGGLAWTHFGWPGVCAVGSAFVALALALHRFYGRGQIIG; from the coding sequence ATGCCTGAGTTACTAACCGAGCCTTTTATTCTTAGCTCCAGCCCTACCCCCGCCCGCGGCCTCGATACCGCTTTAGTCTGGCTCATGGCTCTCACCTGCGGGCTGGTGGTGGCCAATATTTACTACAACCAGCCGCTGCTGGCCGCCATCGGGCGCACGTTTCACGTGCCCGACAGCCAGGCCAGCCTGGTGGCTACGGCCACCCAAATCGGCTACACGCTGGGCATTCTGTTGGCCGTGCCGCTGGGCGATATGCTGGAGCGCAAGCGTCTTATTCTCTGGATGCTGGTAGGCGCGGCGGTGTGCCTGGGCGGCGCGGCGCTGGCCCCTACGTTCGCGCTGCTGGCGGTGGCGAGCGTGCTCATTGGCATCTGCTCGTCGGTGCCGCAACTGCTGCTGCCGATGGCGGCGCACCTAGCCCCCGAGGCCGACCGCGGCCGTATCGTGGGGCGCATCATGAGCGGGCTGCTGATTGGGATTCTGCTCTCGCGCACGGTGAGCGGCTACGCGGGCGCACACCTGGGCTGGCGGGTGGTATTTGCCGGCGCGGCGGGCCTCATGCTGGCGCTCACGGGCCTGCTGGCCTGGCGGCTGCCGCAGGACCGGCCTAATTTCACGGGCACCTACGGCTCGCTGATGCGCTCACTGGGCACGCTGACGCGCGAGTTGCCGACGCTGCGGCGGTCGGCGCTGGTGGGGGGTAGCATTTTCGCCGCATTCAGCGTGTTCTGGACGACGCTGGTTTTTTACCTCGGTAGCCCGGCGTATGGCTACGGCAGCGATGTAGCGGGCTTTTTTGGACTGGTGGGGGCCGCCGGCGCGCTGGCCGCGCCGCTGGCCGGCGGCCTGGCCGACCGGCGCGGGCCAAGCTACGCCATCACGGCGGGGCTGGGGCTGGCGCTGGCTTCGTACCTATTGCTGGGGGTAGGCGGCGGCTACCTGGCCGGGCTGATACTAGGCATTCTGCTACTCGACGTGGGCGTGCAGTCGGTCCACATCTCCAACCAAACGCTCGTGTTTTCGCTGCGCCCCGAGGCCCGCAGCCGCCTCAACACGGTGTACATGACGGGCTATTTCACGGGCGGCTCCCTAGGCTCCATCGTCGGCGGCCTGGCCTGGACGCACTTCGGCTGGCCGGGCGTGTGCGCCGTGGGCAGCGCGTTCGTGGCCCTGGCGCTGGCGTTGCACCGGTTTTATGGGCGGGGACAAATAATCGGGTGA
- a CDS encoding glycine zipper domain-containing protein: protein MKRISWLLLIPVLMLGLFPASQAQAQAPPRRGWSPQAKDAAIGGAAGILGGILVNGRNRKVGALIGGLAGTGVGYAVGKHTDNKRKAAAAVAAQQAAAREQAAAEAQAAASQRDAATQRTTAAQASARAADERVATARANAARTSTARAAADRRLAAEHRAEASQAQGAAPAVADLAVAAGFFSNPNYDQTGYPYSFSEVRRKSW, encoded by the coding sequence ATGAAACGCATCAGCTGGTTACTCCTCATTCCGGTCCTAATGCTGGGCTTATTTCCCGCTTCGCAGGCCCAGGCGCAGGCACCGCCGCGCCGCGGCTGGAGCCCCCAGGCCAAAGATGCCGCCATCGGTGGGGCCGCCGGCATTTTGGGCGGCATCTTGGTTAATGGCCGCAATCGCAAGGTGGGTGCGCTAATTGGCGGCCTAGCGGGCACCGGCGTAGGCTACGCCGTAGGCAAGCACACGGATAACAAGCGCAAAGCCGCCGCCGCCGTGGCCGCCCAGCAGGCCGCCGCCCGCGAGCAGGCTGCCGCCGAAGCTCAGGCCGCGGCCAGCCAGCGGGACGCCGCCACCCAGCGCACCACCGCCGCCCAGGCTTCAGCGCGGGCTGCCGATGAGCGCGTTGCCACCGCGCGTGCCAATGCGGCTCGCACCAGTACTGCCCGCGCCGCCGCTGACCGCCGCCTCGCCGCCGAGCACCGCGCCGAAGCCAGCCAGGCTCAAGGGGCCGCGCCCGCCGTGGCCGACCTAGCCGTGGCTGCCGGCTTTTTCTCCAACCCTAACTACGACCAGACGGGCTATCCCTACTCTTTTTCGGAGGTGCGGCGCAAAAGCTGGTAG
- a CDS encoding aldehyde dehydrogenase family protein, which yields MVETLEKPTTVVARPNFKSHYDNFIGGKWVAPVKGQYFDNPSPIDGKAFCKVARSTKEDIELALDAAHEAFKTWSKASPTVRSGVLLKIADIMEANLPYLAAVETIENGKAIRETMAADLPLAIDHFRYFAGVIRAEEGSATELNESTLSLVIQEPLGVVGQIIPWNFPLLMATWKIAPALAAGCCVVVKPAEQTPASIMVLMELLQEVIPPGVLNVVNGFGLEAGKPLASNKRVQKVAFTGETTTGRLILQYAAENIIPVTMELGGKSPNVFCKSVMDHDDDFLDKCIEGAVMFALNQGEICTCPSRLLVHEDIYDAFIARVIARVKAIKLGNPMDTNTMMGAQASNDQFEKILSYLEIGKAEGAQVLVGGDAYQQEDGALAEGYYIQPTIFRGHNKMRIFQEEIFGPVLSVTTFKDSEEAIAIANDTLYGLGAGLWTRDAHEMYMMPRAIQAGRVWVNCYHDYPAGAPFGGYKASGFGRENHKMMLAHYRQTKNMLISYSQQKLGFF from the coding sequence ATGGTTGAAACGCTTGAAAAACCAACTACCGTAGTGGCCCGGCCCAATTTTAAATCGCACTACGACAACTTTATCGGCGGCAAATGGGTCGCTCCCGTTAAGGGTCAGTACTTCGACAACCCGTCGCCGATTGATGGCAAGGCGTTCTGCAAAGTGGCCCGCAGTACCAAGGAAGATATTGAGCTGGCGCTCGACGCGGCCCACGAAGCCTTCAAAACCTGGAGCAAAGCCTCGCCGACCGTTCGCAGCGGTGTGCTACTGAAAATCGCCGACATCATGGAGGCCAACCTGCCCTACCTGGCGGCAGTCGAGACGATAGAAAATGGCAAGGCCATCCGCGAAACGATGGCTGCTGACCTGCCGCTGGCCATCGACCACTTCCGCTACTTTGCGGGCGTAATTCGGGCTGAAGAAGGCTCCGCTACTGAGCTGAATGAAAGTACATTATCGCTGGTAATTCAGGAGCCGCTGGGCGTGGTGGGGCAGATTATTCCCTGGAACTTCCCGCTGCTGATGGCGACCTGGAAAATTGCGCCCGCCCTGGCCGCCGGCTGCTGCGTGGTGGTGAAACCCGCCGAGCAAACGCCCGCCAGCATTATGGTCCTTATGGAGTTGCTGCAAGAAGTGATTCCGCCCGGCGTACTCAATGTAGTGAACGGCTTCGGCCTAGAAGCCGGCAAGCCGCTGGCCAGCAACAAGCGCGTGCAGAAAGTCGCCTTCACCGGCGAAACGACCACCGGTCGCCTCATTCTGCAATATGCCGCCGAAAATATCATCCCCGTGACGATGGAACTGGGCGGCAAGTCGCCCAACGTGTTCTGCAAGAGCGTGATGGACCACGACGATGATTTCCTCGACAAGTGCATTGAGGGCGCGGTGATGTTTGCGCTCAACCAGGGTGAAATCTGCACCTGCCCCTCGCGACTGCTGGTACACGAAGACATTTACGACGCGTTCATCGCCCGCGTTATCGCCCGCGTGAAAGCTATCAAGCTCGGTAACCCAATGGATACCAACACGATGATGGGCGCGCAAGCCTCGAACGACCAGTTTGAGAAAATCCTGAGCTACCTCGAAATCGGCAAGGCCGAAGGGGCGCAAGTACTGGTGGGCGGCGACGCGTACCAGCAGGAAGACGGCGCGCTGGCCGAAGGCTACTACATCCAGCCCACCATCTTCCGGGGCCACAACAAGATGCGGATTTTCCAGGAGGAAATCTTCGGCCCGGTGCTGTCCGTCACCACTTTTAAGGACAGTGAAGAGGCCATTGCCATTGCCAACGACACGCTCTACGGCCTCGGTGCCGGCCTCTGGACCCGCGATGCCCACGAAATGTATATGATGCCCCGCGCCATTCAGGCCGGCCGCGTGTGGGTGAACTGCTACCACGACTACCCCGCTGGCGCGCCCTTTGGCGGCTACAAAGCCTCCGGCTTCGGCCGCGAAAACCACAAAATGATGCTGGCCCACTATCGGCAGACCAAGAATATGCTGATTTCTTACAGCCAACAAAAACTAGGGTTCTTTTAA
- a CDS encoding GreA/GreB family elongation factor gives MSRGFIKEDDAQTPPIVPPRAALPPGTPNYVTPNGLEQLRAELVTLEATRPASEADRGNDTDRTHRLSLLNGRLALLTERLASARLVDPATQPPGEVRFGATVRLRTRQGGRVGFERTFTIVGVDEADIAQGKVGFVAPIARAVQGAQVGQVVTLHLGPATKEVEVVSIAY, from the coding sequence ATGAGCCGAGGATTTATAAAAGAGGACGATGCCCAAACGCCGCCCATCGTGCCGCCTCGCGCCGCACTGCCGCCCGGTACCCCAAACTATGTGACGCCCAACGGCCTAGAGCAGCTGCGCGCCGAGCTGGTCACGCTCGAAGCCACCCGCCCCGCCAGCGAAGCCGACCGCGGCAACGACACCGACCGCACCCACCGCCTCTCGCTGCTCAACGGCCGGCTCGCGCTCCTCACCGAGCGCCTGGCCAGCGCCCGCCTCGTGGACCCCGCCACCCAGCCTCCCGGCGAGGTGCGCTTCGGGGCCACCGTCAGGCTGCGCACCCGGCAGGGGGGTAGGGTCGGGTTCGAGCGCACCTTCACCATTGTGGGTGTGGATGAGGCAGACATCGCGCAGGGTAAGGTTGGCTTCGTGGCGCCCATCGCCCGCGCTGTGCAGGGCGCGCAAGTAGGCCAGGTCGTGACTTTGCACCTCGGCCCGGCTACGAAAGAGGTGGAGGTAGTGAGCATTGCTTATTGA
- a CDS encoding YybH family protein — protein MKLYLLSGCVAALLTACSGNQNQPAATGAASPTASPSTTADAPAASGTAANVADLDQKFVSAWNAKQASQVTDMLADDVQFLQGETHFSGKDEVTNKWVTPTITTISNLKTNSLSTGSDAGMAYEAGTFTVDVLPTATEKATGAGSGNYVFLWKKASDGNWKISLAQLEDLPVQEKK, from the coding sequence ATGAAACTTTACCTGCTCTCCGGCTGCGTGGCGGCCCTGCTCACGGCTTGCTCCGGCAATCAAAACCAACCCGCGGCTACCGGCGCGGCCAGCCCCACGGCTAGCCCCAGCACCACGGCCGATGCACCCGCCGCCAGTGGCACAGCCGCCAACGTGGCCGACCTCGACCAGAAATTTGTGAGCGCCTGGAATGCCAAACAGGCGAGCCAGGTCACGGATATGCTGGCCGATGACGTGCAGTTTTTGCAAGGCGAAACGCATTTCAGCGGCAAGGACGAGGTGACCAATAAGTGGGTAACCCCGACTATTACCACAATCTCTAACCTCAAAACCAATAGTCTCAGTACCGGTAGCGATGCTGGCATGGCCTATGAGGCCGGCACGTTTACGGTGGACGTGCTGCCCACCGCCACCGAGAAAGCCACCGGCGCGGGCTCCGGCAACTACGTCTTTTTGTGGAAGAAAGCCAGCGACGGCAACTGGAAAATCAGTCTCGCCCAGCTCGAAGACCTGCCCGTGCAGGAGAAAAAATAA
- a CDS encoding DUF779 domain-containing protein — MPTSRVLVTTAAEATIDLLRDEHGPLMFHQSGGCCDGSSPMCFQKGEFRVGGSDVWLGQIHGCDFFMSASQFEYWQHTQLTVDVTKGRGASFSLEIPLGVRFLIRSRLFTEEESQHMESVLNGEEYLEQV, encoded by the coding sequence ATGCCTACCTCCCGCGTCCTCGTCACTACCGCCGCCGAAGCCACCATTGACCTGCTGCGCGACGAGCACGGCCCGCTTATGTTTCACCAAAGTGGCGGCTGCTGCGATGGTTCCTCGCCGATGTGCTTCCAGAAGGGCGAGTTTCGGGTGGGCGGTAGCGATGTGTGGCTGGGCCAGATTCATGGCTGCGACTTTTTTATGAGCGCCAGCCAGTTCGAGTACTGGCAGCACACCCAACTGACCGTGGACGTGACGAAGGGTAGGGGCGCAAGTTTCTCCTTGGAAATCCCGTTGGGCGTGCGTTTTCTCATCCGCTCCCGGCTTTTTACGGAGGAAGAAAGCCAGCACATGGAGTCGGTGCTCAACGGCGAAGAATATCTGGAGCAGGTCTGA